CTGACAGCTTCCCGCCTCCTCCAGCTACTTCAACCTAGGACCCAGGATGAAGACGAACAGGTAAGGGGCAGGACAGTTGGGTTCCTGCTCACAGGAACTAGAACTAGACTCTTGACTAGAAGATCCTAATGTCCCTTACACTGCAAAAATGTGGGCTGTTTCAATGAACAGTCATTTCttgctttgaaatttgaggttctGTTGATAACTTCCTGTGTCCCTTAAGCCTGCCCTGGTAGTGTCATTTTCCCAGCTTGCATGCCACTGGGACAGTTCTTCCAGGAATCCCTCCCAACTCCTTGCATATTCTAATCAGAGCTGGCAATCACCCAACATCTGTTTCCAGCCCATTTCTTGCCCATGGCAGATATCATCAATCAGTTGTATCTCTTTCCCACCAAGTTGCAAATATGTTACAGTTCAATACCCAGGCAGATCTAGCCCCTTGGACAAAACCCAGTTGCCATTCTGGACCTGAGTGTTTGTGTCTGAGTGCCTCTTCCCCTTCTTAGCCTTATAATTCCTCTTCATCACCTTCCTCAGCCCCCTGATCCATCTTATCCCAAGCCTCTACATTTTTCTCCCACCCCTACAGGCAAGAGCTCTCCAGAGGGTGGTGCATGCATTTGACATCTTTCAGATGCTGGATGTGCTGCAGGATCTCCGAGGCACTGTGACCCAACAGGTGAGGCTTctgtcctgcccttccctgctttaCTCAGCTCTCCAGGTGCCATCTGTATGTGGGCAGGTGTCCTACTACAGACTCTCTTTGAGAATGCATATGTACAATCTGATGACATCAGCTGTGTGTGCCACTCCCAAAGTGGAATTCCTTAGTACTTATTTCATAAGCTTTATTGTTTACATATTCCCCATCCCTGCTAAACAATAATTTCCTTGAATACAAGGATTATGTTGTATTTGTCTCTTCATCTCTGCATTCCTCACTAAAACCAATTAGGAATGACTTCAGCTGCAAGTAATAGAGATTGTTTGACAGACTTGAACTTTGAGGACATCTAATTATCTCACATGAGTTATGGAGGTTGGCCACTCCAGAACATGAGGGCACGAGGCTGTGTGTCTGATTCTCTTGTTCGTCCCCTCATGATTGCTAAGTGGCTGCTGTACCCTCACGTGTCTTCTCTTCACACATTGACATCCACATTCAGGCCAGTGTTGTAGAAACAGAATCAGAATATAAGAAgtaagggagaagagaaaggaatccTGGAACACAACCTAGGCCCAAGAAACCAGGAGGATGTTAATGCTTGTGGTTTGAAAGATGGCATCAGAGCTCCTCTTAAAGAGCTGTCTTTATTTGGAACCACTTTAGCTATGGGAAAAGAGGCTTTAGAGGAATGATCTAGAAAGAGGCAgtgaaataaagagaaagcaaactcTTCAGTGAATGAAGTTGGGAATTTGGGGTGGAAGTGAGCAGAAGAGAGATGAGGAGTGAGTCAGAAAAGGAGAAGGTCCTAAGAGGATGGTTGGTGGGAGACAGGACGTGAGAGAACCCAAAGCCGACCACAGTCCTCTGAATGGGAATTTCTGAAGGAGCATTTGCCACATCCTGTGATTTAAACCCCCTCTGCCCACCCAAGTCTTCAGTGAAGTCTGTTAGGCACCCAGCTGGGTCTGGGAAAGTGTTGCTGGAATTCTGTGATGCCCGTGCAGCTTACTTGGAATGGAGAGGTTGTTTCTGACTAGCTTCTGATGGATGTGCAAGCTTGTCCTGCAACGGATGCCCTGCCCAAGAGGCCACTGGTTCATGGTGGCTGCTTCCCCCAAATCCCTCCAGGTGAGGTGTTCTTCGGGGACTGTGAAGGTGGTGATTGTGGACTTGGTCACTGCAGTGGTCTCCCCACTTCTGGGAGGTCAGCAGAGAGATGGTGAGTGCTGTGGCAGAGCCTGAGGGGAGCGGACGGACCCTCATCTCCTGGCTCTGGAGTCTGGCCCCGGGCCAGCCCTATCCCtgtcctcttcttctcctcccccagGCTTGGCCTTGATGATGCAGCTGGCCCGAGAGCTGAAGACCCTGGCCCGGGAGCTCAGCATGGCAGTGGTGGTGAGGAACAGGCTCAGCCTACAAACTTAATTTCCAGTTACAGCTAACTCTTCATTTCCCTTAAGTGGCAGCTCTGAACCCAGAGTAAACCCTTTAGGAAAGGGATATAGCCCAATTTCCCCAGGTCAGCTGGAGCTCTGGACTGAAAGGGAAGAAACTGGACCATTAGTAGCGAGGAGGATTAGGaaccaatttgtttttctttttctctttttaagtcaTGTTTATTGAGGTTTAATTTACATAGTGTAGCTCTTCCTTGTTTGAAGTTTGACTAATAAATACAGTTGTATCCAATCTTGTTATACTGCCAAAAGGTCCCTTGATCCCAGACAACCTCGTAATTTTTCTGTCCCTATGGTTTTCCCTTTTCCAATAAATGGATCATTTTGTTGTTAAAGTAACTTTTTCTGCTTAGGAagcagtttgtttttttgttttcattctttcttttttttttttttttcttttcttttctttttttttttattactgggaattgatcccaggggcactctaccactgaggcacatcccatccctttttctgttttttttttttttttttttttttgagattagggtcttgctaagttattgaggctggcctcaaacttgctatccttctacctcagcctcccaggtcactggtattacaggcatacaccattaTGCCTGGCTAGAAGCAGTTTTTAAAGTCTTCATGCTTCTCATAGgaagatttaaaaagtaattaaatataaaattcaaacttgTAATCAATCTCCATATCCACagaaacttaattattttatctccataaaatcttttttctttgcgTATATACTTATACTGTTTTGGAGGGTGAggggttaccaggaattgaactcaggggcattcaaccactgagccacatccccagtccaattgtgtattttattagagacagggtctcattaagttgctgagcgCCTCAcccttgccaaggctggctttgaactcatgatcttcctgtctcagcttcccaagctgctgggattacaggtgtgcactgctgcTCCCGGCTATAGTTATACTTTTAACTAACCTTCTAACTAAAGTAAACTTGTTtaagaaaccataaaaaataacCATTTCAGTCCATCTCCCTTGTTCTTACATAGATCTTTAAGACTGTCATTTTtagcaggtttttctttttctttttcttttttgagatggaTTCTCACTGTGGTGGCCTTCAACTCACATTCTTCCTAGGAGCTATGCATGtttttcccagtttttaaaattatgttaagatAAGTGGTATAAAATACATTTGTAATGTACCCTTATCACTGTCCATCTCCATGGCTGttttcatcttataaaactgaaattctgggcccatgaaaaataactcatgggccaggcacggtggcacacacctgtaatctcagtggcttgggaggctgaggcaagaaggtcacaagttccaggctagcctcagccacttagtgaggccctaagcaactagtgataccctgtctctaaataaaatttttaaaaagcctgaggatatggctcagtggttaagcacctctgtgttcaatctaCAGTACCCCccgaccaaataaataaataaatgtccagaGGCAACATTTCCACATTTTGTGGAAGGTTATACTAATTTGTATTCTCACTGGCAGTGTAGAAGGATCTGTTTTCCTATCCTTTTATTCAAATGCAAGTTCTTGGGGCCTTGCTTTCCTGGCTTTTGGATGTCTGTAAGCACCTTCTGTGTGCCAGACTCCGGAATAGGCAGTAGGGATTCAGTGATGAACAAGCCCTAGCCTCTAGGGGCTGTCACACTTGCATGCCTCTATGGGAGCCGATCCTCCAGATTAGGACTCCTATTCAAAAACTTGTgctgtgcatgcctataatcccagtgacttgggaggctaaggaaggaggatttcaagtttgaggccagcctcagcaacttggtgaggccctaagcaacttattgagatcctatctcaaaataaaaaatgctggacCCCCcccttattaaaataattttattttatttatatttgtttttttatgtgatactgaggatagaacccagtgcctcaacatgttatgcaagcgttctaccactgagccacatcccccgccccatgtccagccctttttaattttttttttaaagagagagtgagagacagagagagagagagagagagagagagagagagagagagagagagagagagaattttttaacatttattatttagttttttggcgggcacaacatctttgtatgtggtgctgaggatcgaacccgggttgcacgcatgccaggagagcgtgctaccgcttgagccacatccccagccccctttttaaattttattgtaagataaggtctcattaagttgtctaGGCTAAGctggaacttctgatcctcctgcctcagcctcacaagtaactggaattacagatgtggaCCACTACACCTTGTTTTCATATCAGTCCTTTTAGCTGTTCTTCATGTTATTCGAAAGTATTTCTGAGGTCACATTTTAAAGGCTTGATTGTTAATGATAAGAAAGGTATGATTTAGCATGTAAATATTTGCTTATGATCCCCACTTagatataaatgaataatatcaagaatattataaatatttctgtgaatAAACAGGGTTTCTGTCCCCCATCAGAGCACAAGTGACCAATACAGGTCAAACTATTTATTTCCcaaacatatacaaatacatttataCTTTGCTTTGGGCCGCAGAAACTGTAGTTTAGGTGAAAAGTCAGTTTAAAACAGGAATTCAACAGCTTTTTCATGCTTGCATTGTGCTTGTAACTTTCttgtttatgtgtctgtttaGTCAGTCACAGATCATTGTACATATAGTATTTGAATCATCTTGTATGAATTTGGGTATGAAATATATTTgcacattaacatttttaaaaagggctggaaatgtgatgtgactcagtgattaagtgcccctggtatCAAACCAGATGACTCTCTCAGGGcaggggacatagctcagtggtagaatgcttgcctagcatgcctgatgccctggattcaatacccggtaccaccaaaaaaaaaaaaaaagacagaactcCTCTTGCCCCCATAAACACACAGGTATATTACAAAGGGCTGGGTGGACATGGTCTCTGGATGCCCATTTGCTGAGTTGGGGGTATAGTGGCTGCAAGCCCACCAGTAACTTCCCTATGGGAAAGTGTGACTAGCACTGCTTTTTCCCAAACAGGTGCCACATTGCCTTCTAGTTGGGGGTTAGGCTTGAGGCTTGAAGGTTTTAGCAGAAAGAGCTGGGTCCAGGTCAGGAGCCCTATGATCTAGTCCCAGACCTGCCATGAAGTTATAGAGCCTTGGGAGAGTCATCTGTCCACACCAGGCCTCACTTTTCCCATCTATAAATTGAAGCAGTAGGAGCAGATGTCCTCTGTACTAGCATTATGGATCTATAAGCCTTTCTGCAGGTGACCAACCACATGACCCGGGACAGGGACAGTGGTAAGTTCAAACCTGCTCTTGGACGTTCCTGGAGCTTTGTGCCCAGCACCCGAATTCTTCTGGACATCATTGAGGGTACAGGAGCATCAGGCAGCAGCCAGCGCACAGTGTGTCTGACCAAGTCTCCGTGTCAGGTGAACCAGCCCCAGGGGAGCGCCAGTGATCTTGGGCCCTGGAGGGAGGTTTCCATGCCCACAAGTGTCTTACTGAATTCTCTGATGCTGAAACTGTGGAATAGGTCTACCCACGTGGGTTGCTTAACTCAACTTACCCTTCCCTCTGTCTCCTCTTCCAGCCAACAGGGTTCCAGGAAGTGGTGGACATTGGGACCTGGGAGACTCCAGAGCAGAGCCCAGTGTTTCGGGGAGAGCAGACATGACTGATGCTGTTGATTGGGACAGGAGGAGGCATCACAGCCCCCTACCTTTCCTTCTTAGTAATGTTGCTGTTTACTGCCAGCCTGCACCTGGGACTGCAGAAGTTCTCAGACTGGCCCAAAGAACCGGCTCAGTTTCCTGAGCTTCATTCTCTATGGAGACTCTTAGAGCCACAGGCCAAGAGGAAGCTGCCGTGGAGGATGCACAGGTCCAGGCTGGTGCCACATTTCCTCCCTTTGCATCCACTTTCTATATTTCCAATGGAAGCTGAGTTCACCCTGGGCATCACTGCAGAGGCCATACTAGTAAATGGAAGAATACTCCTGTGTATCGCCATCAGATCTTGTGCTCAGTCCTAGCACAATGATGGGGCCAGAGAGCCACTAGCttgcctccctctcttcctcttttttttgccTCTGTTTTTCCATCTGTAGGATGGGTTTCCTTTCCCATCAGCTGCCTCTGAGTTACTGGATGGAAATAACCTCATAAATGCAAAAACAATTCTTCATCTAGGTCCTGCtcttaaaagtatatgtaaaagGCAATTCCCTGAGCTCCAGAATCACCCCCCCC
This is a stretch of genomic DNA from Marmota flaviventris isolate mMarFla1 chromosome 17 unlocalized genomic scaffold, mMarFla1.hap1 SUPER_17_unloc_1, whole genome shotgun sequence. It encodes these proteins:
- the LOC114079702 gene encoding DNA repair protein RAD51 homolog 4 isoform X1, whose translation is MGVLRAGLCPGLTQEMVQLLKSRGMKTVVDLAAADLEEVAQKCGLSYKALVALRRVLLAQFSAFPSNGAGLYEEMKTSTAILSTGIGSLDKLLDAGLYTGEVTEIVGGPGSGKTQVCLCVAANVAHGLQQNVLYIDSNGGLTASRLLQLLQPRTQDEDEQARALQRVVHAFDIFQMLDVLQDLRGTVTQQVRCSSGTVKVVIVDLVTAVVSPLLGGQQRDGLALMMQLARELKTLARELSMAVVVTNHMTRDRDSGKFKPALGRSWSFVPSTRILLDIIEGTGASGSSQRTVCLTKSPCQPTGFQEVVDIGTWETPEQSPVFRGEQT